Within Halobacterium jilantaiense, the genomic segment GTGACGGCATCGCGGCGATGTCCGGAAGCGGGGCGGCGGCGCGGCCGGCATCCAGAGTCTCAGGTATTCTCCCGCGCGCCGCGCCCGCGCTCCGTCGGCGCGATGCGACCACACGCGAGTCGAGACTGAGTAGCAGCGACCGGCAGCGATAGGGCCGCGCTACGACCGCAGCGGCGTCACTCCGCCGGAACGAGGGAGTCGAGGACGAACTCGTCGATGGCGTCGCGGGCCTCCTCGGGCGCGTCCTCGTGGCCGAGAGAGATGCGGCGCTCGCGGCCCGCGTGGATGACGTCGGTGATGAGTTGCCCCATCAGCTCCGCGTCCACGTCGCGGAAGACGCCGGCCTCGATGCCCTCCTCGATGACGGCGACGATGCTGCCCCGGAGCCGGTCGTAGTGCTCGTCGAACAGCTGGCGGTGTTCCTCGTCGTTCTGCGCGTGGGCGTACAGCTCGTGGTAGACCTTCATCCGGTCCCAGTGGGAGAACTCCTCGAAGCCGGGGCCGAACAGACACTGGTCGATGCGGGCGTCGAGTTCGGTCCGGGGGTCGGTGTCCGCGTCGACCTCGACGCTGCCCTCGTACTGGTCGATGACGTACGCGAGAAACGAGGAAAGGAGGTCGTACTTGCCGTCGAAGTGGTAGTGGATGAGCTGGCGGGAGAGCTCCATCTCCTCGCCGATGTCGCGGACGCGGAGGTCCTTGTAGCCGTGCTCGCTCAGCGCCCGGAAGGTCGCCTCCATGATGACCTCGCGGGTGTCCCTGGACTCGGCCGCCCCCTCCGATTCACTCATGTAAGGTAGTCGAAGAGCGGTGGACACATATCCGTTTCTCCCCGAGCGAATCGAGTCACACGACAGAGAACGGGCAGCCCGCTGGAGTACGCGGACCCGCGCCGGAACAACCGTTTCGTCACGAGCCGGCCATTCGAGAGCCGAGAGTACGAGCGCGTGATGCCAGCACGCCGGGCTCGTGGCACCGCCGACGCGGGTCTGACGCGTCCACCGGACTGCGGTGTCGGGTGCGGCCTCCGCCGGGCTACGGCCACAGGCCGCGGGCGTCGTGGGCGTCCGCGATTCGGGACAGCGCGACGATGTACGCGGCGTCCCGCCACGTCACGTCGCGCGCCTCGAACTCCCCGCGGACCTCCCCCCACGCGTCCAGCATCTCCGTCTCCAGTTCGTCGTTGACTCGCTCCAGGGACCACGCCCGGCGGTTGATGTCCTGGAGCCACTCGAAGTAGCTCACTGTCACGCCCCCGGCGTTCGCGAGGATGTCCGGAATCACGGGAATCCCGCGCTCGGCGAAGATGGCGCTGGCGGCGCTCGTCGTCGGCCCGTTCGCGCCCTCGATGACGAGGTCGGCGGCGACGTCGTCGGCGTTGTCCGCCGTCAGCACGTTCCCGATGGCGGCCGGAATCACCACGTCCACGTCGAGTTCCAGCAGTTCGTCGTTCGTCACGGTCTCCGGAGCCTCGTGGGTCAGCACCGCTTCCGGCTCCTCGTCGTGGGCCGGAATCGCTCCCGTGTCCAGCCCGTCCGGGTCGTAGATGCCGCCGTTGACGTCGCTCACCGCGACGACGTTCGCCCCCCAGTCGTCGAGTAGTGTCGCGGCGTTCGACCCGACGCTCCCGAACCCCTGGACGGCGATTGACGTCTCCGAGAGGTCCATGTCGTAGTAGTCGATGGCCTCACGGGCGACGATGGCGACGCTCCGGCCGGGCGCGCTGTCCCGCCCCTCGCTCCCGCCGACGATCGGCGGCTTCCCGGTGACGACCCCCGGAATCGTCTCGCCCTCTTGCATCGAGTAGGCGTCCATCAGCCACGCCATCGTCTGCGGGTCGGTCCCCATGTCCGGCGCGGGGATGTCCGTCGTCGGCCCGATTGCCGACCGAATCTCGTCCGTGAACCGGCGGGTCAGCTGCTCGGTCTCGGCCTCGGTCAGATCCTTGGGGTTGACGGCGATGCCGCCTTTCGCGCCGCCGAACGGGATGTCCATGACGGCGCACTTCCAGGTCATCCACATCCCGAGACCGACACACTCCTCGCGGTCCACGTCGGGGTGGTACCGGAGCCCCCCCTTGAACGGCCCGCGGACGCTGTCGTGCTGGGCGCGGTACCCGGTGTAGACCTCGACGTCGCCGTTCTCCCGCTCGATGGGCACGGTGACCTCGTGGACCTTCTTCGGGTGTTTCAGCCGCTCGACGATGTTCGGGTCGATGTCGAGTTCGGCGGCGGCGTGCTGGAGCTGTCGGCGCGCCGTCTCCAGAGCCGACTCGGGCTCCTCGCTGGTGTTCGTCGACTCGTCGGCGTCGCCCGTGGATTCAGGTGTCGAAGCCATGTTACTCGAGGGGTGTTCGTCGGTTCCGCATCGCGGCCCCGCAGTCGGGGCAGTTGCCGGGGTTCGACTCGTCGACGACGACGTTGCCACACTGGAAGCACTCGTAGGGAGAGTCCCCGTCTGGGCGTTGGTCTACGTCTCTCATTGGTGTCGAGAGCACCGGGACGGTTCGGCACTCTACCCCGCCGTAGTGACGAGACAGGGGAGTATTCGGGAGTTGAACACCGAACCCCCGAGCGAGCGGCGGCGTTGACTATTCAACGCCGGCCCTCCGGGTCAGTCGGCGTGCTGGACGGTGACCGGCGTGTGGTCGTCGACGAGCGCCGCGAACAGCTTGCGCTGGACCGTCCTGACGTGCTGGTAGAACGCCTGCGGCGAGATGCCCAGGGAGTCCGCGACGGTCTCCCCGGTCGCCTGCCGCGGCGACTCGAAGAAGCCGCTGTAGTACGCCGTCTCCAGAACTTCGAGCTGGCGGTCGGTCAGCCGTTCGAGGACCGACGCGTAGAAGCCGTGTTCGGACGCCTGCTCGCGCGTCTGCTTCGACGCGAGGTCGACGTCGCCGAAGCGCTCCGCGACGAACTGCGTGACGCCTCTCGCGTCCACGCTCCCCGACACGTCGACCACGAGTGTCGTCTCGCCCGCCGTCGACGTCGTCCGCTGGAGCACGGCACCGTGGTCGGCCAGTTCCGTCGCGAGGAACGGCTCGGCGAGCCGGAGACGGAGCACGCCACCGGTGTCGCCGCCCCGGATAGGCTGGACGGCCTCGACGACTGCGAGGTCGGCGGCGGCCGTCGCGGCCGCGTCTAGGGCCGCGTCCTCGACGGTGACGAACACGTAGTTGCCGCCGTCGGTCTGCTGGACGCCGCCCTCGTAGGTCACCGTGCAGTCGGCGGCCCCGGCCAGCCGCGTGAGCACGAACGACGGGTCGCTGACGGCGTACTCGACGCGCGTCGTCGACGTCGTGAGGAGCGCGCGCTTGCGTTCGCTGGCGCTGATGGCGGCCGCGATGGTCTCGCCGAGCTCCGCGAGCACGGTCCGGACCGGGTCGTCGAAGGCGTCCGGGGTGTCCGCGTACACCGTCAACACGCCGTACGAGAGGTCGTTGTACACCAGCGGCACGCTCAACACGGAGAGGAAGTCCCGCGAGATGGCGTCCGTCCGCCACGCGGCCGCCCGGAGGTCGGCGGCGACGTTCGACACCAGCGTCGCCTCGCCGGTCGCCGCCGTCCGGCCGGCCGGCTCCACGCCCTCGGCGGCCACGGGGAACGACCGGCTGTCGACGTACCCGCGGCCGTCGCCCGCCGAGGCCCGCGCCTCGACTGTCCCCGTCGCGTCGTCGACGGTGCCGAGCCAGGCGAACTCGAAGCGGCCGTCGGCCGTGAGGCGCTCGCAGACGGTGTGGTCGATCTCCTCGCGGGTCTCGGACCGGACGAGCGCCTGGTCGATCTCCCGGATGGTCTCGTTCGTCCGGTCGAGCGTCGTGAGCTGGTCGTTCCGGCGCTGCAGTTCGCGGTCCTGCTCGCGGAGCTGGGACTCGCGGGTGACGCGGTCGAGGGCCGCCTCCGCGGTCGCCGCGAGGAGGTCCGCGAGTTCTCGCGTGACGTCGTCGAACGCACCGACCTCGGTGGTACCGGCGACGAACACGCCGTGGTTGCCCAGCGGGATGTACGCCACACTCCGGAGGTCGGTGGCGGGGTTCGCGAGCCGGTCGGCGTCGTGGACGTCGGCGAAGAATCGGGTGTCGTCCGCCACGAAGCTGTGGCTCGTGAGGTCGCGGCCGTCCGCGTGGACGGCGGGCAGCGGCCCGTGGGCGTCCCGCATCCCCTGCGAGTGCGCGGCCGGGTCGAGGTGGTTCTCGTCGGCGTCGAACCGATAGACGGCACTGGCGTCGAGGCCGAGGACGTCCGGCGTGTCCTCGACGACGTGCTGGGCGATCTCCTGATGCGTCTCGGCGTACAGGAAGTCGCGGGCGGTCTCCTGGAGCGTGGCGAGGGCCTGCTCGCGCTGCTTGCGTTTCGTGATGTCTCGGCAGCTGTACAGCAGCGTGCCGCCCTGAATGGAGACCTCTCGGACGTTCACCAGCAGCGTGTGTTCGCGGCCCGCCCTGTCCGTCGCCGTGGTCTCGATGTTCTTCAGGACGCCGTCCTCGGCGAGTTCCTCGCGGTCGAAGAGGTCCTCGCCGAGCAGGTCCTCGATGGTCCCCCGCTCGCGAATCTCGTCGGCGGTGTAGCCGAACACGAAGTGGACGTTCGGGCAGACGTACGTGTACTCGCCGTCCTCGTCGGTCATCAGGACGGTGTCGGTCATGTTCTTGAGCGTGACGCGGTGGAGCTCCTCGGACTGGCGGAGTTCCCGTTCGAGGTCGACGCGGTCGGTGCTGTCGACGCCGTCGACGACGATGGAGACGAGGTCGCCGCGCTCGTCGGTCACCGGCTGGACGGAGAGTTCGAGGACGCGCTCGCCGGCGACGCCCGACCGCGTGGCGACGGCGTGCCCGAACTCGCCGTCGGCCGCCGTCTCGACGAGCCGGCGGACGTCGGCCGCCGCCCGCTCGTCGTCCGGCCACCACGGTAGCGTCCAGAACGGGTCGCCGACGACGGCGTCGGCGCTCGCGTCGACCATGTCTCGGGCGGCCTGATTGACCCGGGAGAGCGTGCCGTCGGGGTCGAGCACCCAGGTCGCGGTCCGGGTGTCGTGGAAGGTGGCGTCGAACTGCCGGGCGCGCTCGCGTTGCGTCGTCGCTCGCTGGGCGTCCCGGAGTGCGCGCTCGGTCCGCCGGCGGGCGTCCTCGACCGTGTCGTCCAGCGCGCCGTCGACCGCGAGGTAGTCCGTGACGCCGGCGGCGATGGCGTCGCTGGCGATTCGCTCGCTCCCGTCAGCCGTCCCGAGGAGGACCGGCAGGGACGTGGTCGCGTCGCGGAGGCGTTCAGCGACGGCGACGCCCGTGGTCTCGGGGAGTACGTGTTCGAGGACGAGGCAGTCCGGGCTCGTCTGTTGGATGGCGTCGCGGGCGGCCGCCGCGCGCTCGTAGCTGTGGACGGTCGCGTCGGTCCGGTCCCGGAGCGAGTCCGCGTAGGCAGTTATCCAGGGCGTGTCGCCGACGGTGACGACCACGGCGTCGTCGAGAACGGTGTTCGAGTCAGGAATCATGGGGGAGCGTGACGTGTCCGGGGAAAACGGCGGACGGCGTCGAACGGTACTGCGCGACCGTACCCGCCGGACGCGCAAAACCCCCCGGGTTTACAGTTAAACCCCGCTTCGTCGGTGCTGTTTCGATATCAACCCGGTTCGGTGAGGCGAGTGCGCCCGAGTCAGCG encodes:
- a CDS encoding rubrerythrin-like domain-containing protein — encoded protein: MRDVDQRPDGDSPYECFQCGNVVVDESNPGNCPDCGAAMRNRRTPLE
- a CDS encoding bacterio-opsin activator domain-containing protein, producing MIPDSNTVLDDAVVVTVGDTPWITAYADSLRDRTDATVHSYERAAAARDAIQQTSPDCLVLEHVLPETTGVAVAERLRDATTSLPVLLGTADGSERIASDAIAAGVTDYLAVDGALDDTVEDARRRTERALRDAQRATTQRERARQFDATFHDTRTATWVLDPDGTLSRVNQAARDMVDASADAVVGDPFWTLPWWPDDERAAADVRRLVETAADGEFGHAVATRSGVAGERVLELSVQPVTDERGDLVSIVVDGVDSTDRVDLERELRQSEELHRVTLKNMTDTVLMTDEDGEYTYVCPNVHFVFGYTADEIRERGTIEDLLGEDLFDREELAEDGVLKNIETTATDRAGREHTLLVNVREVSIQGGTLLYSCRDITKRKQREQALATLQETARDFLYAETHQEIAQHVVEDTPDVLGLDASAVYRFDADENHLDPAAHSQGMRDAHGPLPAVHADGRDLTSHSFVADDTRFFADVHDADRLANPATDLRSVAYIPLGNHGVFVAGTTEVGAFDDVTRELADLLAATAEAALDRVTRESQLREQDRELQRRNDQLTTLDRTNETIREIDQALVRSETREEIDHTVCERLTADGRFEFAWLGTVDDATGTVEARASAGDGRGYVDSRSFPVAAEGVEPAGRTAATGEATLVSNVAADLRAAAWRTDAISRDFLSVLSVPLVYNDLSYGVLTVYADTPDAFDDPVRTVLAELGETIAAAISASERKRALLTTSTTRVEYAVSDPSFVLTRLAGAADCTVTYEGGVQQTDGGNYVFVTVEDAALDAAATAAADLAVVEAVQPIRGGDTGGVLRLRLAEPFLATELADHGAVLQRTTSTAGETTLVVDVSGSVDARGVTQFVAERFGDVDLASKQTREQASEHGFYASVLERLTDRQLEVLETAYYSGFFESPRQATGETVADSLGISPQAFYQHVRTVQRKLFAALVDDHTPVTVQHAD
- a CDS encoding TetR/AcrR family transcriptional regulator encodes the protein MSESEGAAESRDTREVIMEATFRALSEHGYKDLRVRDIGEEMELSRQLIHYHFDGKYDLLSSFLAYVIDQYEGSVEVDADTDPRTELDARIDQCLFGPGFEEFSHWDRMKVYHELYAHAQNDEEHRQLFDEHYDRLRGSIVAVIEEGIEAGVFRDVDAELMGQLITDVIHAGRERRISLGHEDAPEEARDAIDEFVLDSLVPAE
- the gdhB gene encoding glutamate dehydrogenase GdhB, which gives rise to MASTPESTGDADESTNTSEEPESALETARRQLQHAAAELDIDPNIVERLKHPKKVHEVTVPIERENGDVEVYTGYRAQHDSVRGPFKGGLRYHPDVDREECVGLGMWMTWKCAVMDIPFGGAKGGIAVNPKDLTEAETEQLTRRFTDEIRSAIGPTTDIPAPDMGTDPQTMAWLMDAYSMQEGETIPGVVTGKPPIVGGSEGRDSAPGRSVAIVAREAIDYYDMDLSETSIAVQGFGSVGSNAATLLDDWGANVVAVSDVNGGIYDPDGLDTGAIPAHDEEPEAVLTHEAPETVTNDELLELDVDVVIPAAIGNVLTADNADDVAADLVIEGANGPTTSAASAIFAERGIPVIPDILANAGGVTVSYFEWLQDINRRAWSLERVNDELETEMLDAWGEVRGEFEARDVTWRDAAYIVALSRIADAHDARGLWP